The following proteins are encoded in a genomic region of Spirosoma sp. SC4-14:
- a CDS encoding BamA/TamA family outer membrane protein, translating into MKILAIVFAGLFFISSFFTNCRAGKLAPPDTSTQNDSIDTPIVKPGYKDIADVLKQWFPRLPITPHDSESLQEGKRFILVIPQIGYTLQTRGLLAVVVNAAFRQPNANMSSITATLQYTQNGQLIAMLNSLVWSADNQFLWSSDWRLMHYPQATYGLGMYTTTDRFVNMDYAYLRMYQTLSRRLSSNLYAGIGYSLDYHWDIDSYTTHREIRSISGYKLGVTGSSISSGPTLSLLYDSRRNAINPNGGLYVNAVFRANMSLLGSDESYQSLLIDARKYIHFPAKSDNILALWSYNAFTLNGNPPFLDLPSTGWDYTGNLGRGFIQGRFRGKNLVYAETEYRFHITNNRLIGGVVFANAQSVTEQSSGQFERIIPSVGTGLRLKMNKISRVNFSVDYGFGFDGSSGFFFNLGEVF; encoded by the coding sequence ATGAAAATCCTCGCGATCGTTTTTGCGGGTTTATTCTTCATCAGTTCGTTCTTTACCAACTGTCGGGCAGGAAAGCTGGCTCCGCCCGACACATCAACACAAAACGACAGTATAGATACCCCTATAGTAAAGCCGGGCTATAAAGATATTGCCGATGTGCTGAAACAGTGGTTTCCCCGATTACCGATTACGCCCCACGATTCGGAATCTCTCCAGGAAGGTAAACGATTTATACTGGTTATTCCGCAAATTGGCTATACGCTCCAAACGCGTGGACTGCTGGCGGTTGTGGTCAATGCAGCTTTTCGGCAGCCGAACGCCAATATGTCGTCCATCACGGCAACGCTGCAATACACACAGAATGGCCAACTTATTGCCATGCTCAATTCGTTGGTCTGGAGTGCCGATAATCAATTTCTCTGGAGCAGCGACTGGCGACTGATGCATTATCCGCAGGCAACCTACGGGTTGGGTATGTACACCACAACCGACCGGTTTGTCAATATGGATTATGCCTATCTGCGCATGTACCAGACGCTTTCCCGCCGGTTGTCAAGCAATTTATATGCAGGTATTGGCTACTCGCTGGATTATCACTGGGACATCGACAGCTATACTACACATCGGGAAATCAGGTCTATTTCGGGTTATAAGCTGGGCGTTACGGGTAGTTCGATTTCATCGGGACCAACACTAAGTTTGCTCTACGATAGTCGGCGTAATGCGATCAATCCCAACGGAGGCTTATACGTCAATGCCGTATTTCGTGCTAACATGAGCCTGTTGGGCAGCGATGAAAGTTATCAGTCGCTATTGATCGACGCTCGTAAATACATCCATTTCCCGGCAAAATCCGACAATATTCTGGCTCTCTGGTCTTACAACGCCTTTACGTTAAATGGTAATCCACCTTTTCTGGACTTACCCAGCACAGGCTGGGATTATACCGGCAATTTGGGCCGGGGATTCATTCAGGGACGTTTTCGGGGAAAAAATCTAGTCTATGCCGAAACCGAATACCGTTTTCATATCACCAACAATCGGCTGATCGGTGGAGTAGTTTTTGCCAACGCGCAGTCCGTTACGGAGCAAAGTAGTGGTCAATTCGAACGAATTATCCCATCAGTTGGTACTGGTCTTCGCCTGAAAATGAACAAAATTTCGCGGGTTAACTTCTCGGTCGACTATGGGTTTGGGTTCGATGGGTCGAGTGGTTTTTTCTTCAATTTAGGTGAGGTTTTTTAA
- a CDS encoding aminotransferase class V-fold PLP-dependent enzyme, whose translation MFDLATLRAETPGTQHVAHFNNAGASLMPQPIIDAITNHIALEAEMGGYEAAEARKEAIQDFYAATADLLNTTANHIAATSSATDAYSRALSSIPFERGDVILTTINDYVSNQIAFLSLQKRFGVKIVRAQDDPLGGVSVSDMAHKMKSLRPKLVAVTHVPTNSGLIQPVEAVGQLCQEHTILYLVDACQSVGQLPVDVAQIHCDFLTATCRKFLRGPRGMGFLYASDKVLSSKLAPLFIDLHGASWDSANTYSLTPTAQRFEDWEFPHALVLGAAAAHRYALTVGLETIAQRNTILSELLINQLVELPGVRLLDEGERLASIITMFSERKSAADLKAGLQAERINTSLSTHGAAILDYDRKGMKTAALRISPHYYNTEAEINTLVEALKQLLA comes from the coding sequence ATGTTCGATCTCGCCACGCTTCGCGCCGAAACACCCGGCACTCAACACGTTGCCCATTTCAATAACGCAGGGGCGTCGTTGATGCCACAACCCATTATCGATGCCATAACGAACCATATTGCGCTCGAAGCCGAAATGGGTGGTTACGAAGCCGCTGAGGCCCGGAAAGAGGCCATACAGGATTTCTATGCGGCTACGGCCGATTTACTCAACACAACCGCCAATCATATTGCGGCTACATCCAGCGCAACCGATGCCTATTCGCGGGCGCTGTCGTCGATTCCGTTCGAGCGGGGCGATGTGATCCTGACTACTATTAACGATTATGTTTCCAATCAGATCGCATTTCTGTCGTTGCAAAAGCGATTCGGTGTTAAGATCGTACGGGCTCAGGATGATCCGCTTGGTGGGGTTTCGGTAAGCGACATGGCCCATAAAATGAAATCACTTCGGCCGAAACTGGTTGCCGTTACACACGTACCGACTAATTCGGGGTTGATCCAGCCCGTGGAAGCAGTTGGCCAGCTCTGTCAGGAACATACCATACTCTACCTGGTCGACGCCTGCCAGTCGGTTGGTCAGTTGCCGGTGGATGTCGCACAAATCCACTGCGATTTTCTGACGGCTACCTGCCGAAAATTTCTGCGCGGGCCACGTGGCATGGGGTTTCTGTACGCTTCCGATAAAGTACTATCGAGCAAACTGGCCCCACTGTTTATCGACCTACACGGCGCTTCCTGGGACTCGGCCAACACATACAGCCTGACACCAACTGCCCAGCGGTTTGAGGATTGGGAGTTTCCTCATGCGCTCGTTTTGGGTGCTGCGGCTGCGCATCGCTATGCCCTGACCGTTGGTCTGGAAACCATTGCCCAACGCAACACGATTCTTAGTGAACTACTGATCAATCAACTCGTTGAACTGCCCGGCGTACGGCTTCTCGACGAAGGCGAACGACTGGCCAGCATCATCACAATGTTCAGTGAGCGTAAATCGGCCGCCGATTTAAAAGCTGGTTTGCAGGCAGAACGCATCAACACATCGTTAAGTACGCACGGTGCGGCTATTCTGGATTATGACCGAAAAGGAATGAAAACAGCCGCCCTCCGAATTTCGCCCCATTATTACAACACCGAAGCCGAAATCAATACGCTGGTCGAAGCGCTCAAACAGTTACTCGCGTAG
- the hisC gene encoding histidinol-phosphate transaminase translates to MQSFNLQSLLRPHILSITPYSSARDEYTGTEGVFLDANENPIGSTVDQGAYNRYPDPHQWAIKQRLAPIKGVRPGQIFLGNGSDEPIDLLVRATCTPGQDNILIMPPTYGMYEVSANINDVAIIKIPLTPNFQVDIEAVLAAITPTTKLIWLCSPNNPSGNLLQADAIRTILEAAQQSLVIVDEAYIDFAQTPSWTAELDNYPNLVVLQTFSKAWGLAALRLGMCFASEDLIAVLNKIKPPYNISAPTQALALEALSHEAEKEEMVTKILAERAILAENLRSLPFVQAIHPSDANFLLVQFNEAKATFEHLIEQQVIVRDRSKVKLCDGCLRISVGTNDENERLLAVLRTMDTAPVSTDLPLGTGDEATKPELVSNT, encoded by the coding sequence ATGCAGTCATTTAATCTTCAATCGCTTTTACGTCCTCACATTCTGAGCATTACCCCCTATTCGTCGGCCCGTGACGAATATACCGGGACAGAGGGCGTTTTTCTTGATGCTAATGAAAACCCCATCGGCTCAACGGTCGACCAGGGCGCTTATAACCGGTATCCAGATCCGCATCAGTGGGCCATAAAACAACGGCTGGCTCCGATCAAAGGCGTTCGGCCTGGGCAGATTTTTCTGGGAAATGGTTCCGACGAACCCATCGACCTGCTGGTTCGGGCAACCTGCACACCCGGCCAGGACAACATTCTGATCATGCCACCAACCTATGGCATGTATGAGGTTTCGGCCAATATTAATGATGTAGCCATCATAAAAATCCCACTAACGCCCAATTTTCAGGTCGATATTGAAGCTGTGCTGGCAGCCATCACGCCAACGACAAAATTGATCTGGCTATGTTCGCCCAACAATCCGTCGGGCAATCTGCTCCAGGCCGATGCCATTCGTACCATTCTTGAAGCCGCACAACAGTCGCTGGTCATTGTTGATGAAGCGTACATAGATTTTGCGCAGACACCCTCCTGGACGGCCGAACTGGACAACTACCCCAACTTAGTAGTACTGCAAACGTTTTCGAAAGCATGGGGACTGGCAGCGCTACGGCTGGGCATGTGCTTTGCGTCGGAAGACCTAATTGCTGTTCTGAACAAGATTAAACCTCCTTACAATATATCGGCCCCTACGCAGGCACTGGCCCTCGAAGCCCTCAGCCACGAGGCCGAAAAAGAGGAAATGGTTACTAAGATTTTAGCCGAAAGGGCGATTTTGGCCGAAAATCTTCGTTCTTTGCCATTTGTACAGGCTATTCATCCATCTGACGCGAATTTTCTGTTGGTGCAATTCAATGAGGCAAAGGCAACATTCGAACACCTGATCGAACAGCAAGTCATTGTCCGCGACCGCTCTAAGGTGAAGCTATGCGACGGATGCCTACGAATTTCGGTCGGGACAAATGACGAAAATGAACGCCTTTTAGCCGTCCTTCGAACGATGGACACCGCCCCCGTATCAACTGATTTGCCGCTCGGCACGGGCGACGAAGCCACAAAACCAGAGTTAGTATCCAACACGTAG
- the hisG gene encoding ATP phosphoribosyltransferase, whose translation MSSVLRIALQKSGRLSEDSYQLFKECGIRFDYGTGKLKSVSSNFPAEFLFLRDDDIPGYVDDGVADLGIVGENVAVETARQVTIIHKLGFSKCRLSIAIPRGSDWAGIKSLDGKNIATSYPNLLGQYLADQEVRANIHEISGSVEIAPSIGLAEAVCDIVSSGSTLLSNGLKEVETIFRSEAILIARPDLAADKQALVDKLLFRIKSVQAAKNNKYIVLNAPNHALDQITALLPGMKSPTVTPLATEGWSSVHSVLNENEFWENIEAIRAAGAEGILVIPIEKMIY comes from the coding sequence ATGTCTTCTGTATTACGTATTGCCCTACAAAAATCCGGTCGGCTGAGCGAAGATTCGTACCAGCTTTTCAAAGAATGTGGTATCCGTTTCGATTACGGGACCGGTAAACTCAAATCTGTTTCGTCGAATTTTCCCGCCGAATTCCTGTTTCTTCGCGACGACGATATCCCTGGTTACGTAGACGATGGCGTGGCCGACCTTGGTATTGTTGGTGAAAATGTGGCCGTTGAAACGGCCCGGCAGGTAACCATCATTCATAAGCTCGGTTTCTCGAAATGCCGTTTGTCAATCGCTATTCCGCGTGGCAGCGACTGGGCGGGCATTAAGAGTCTGGATGGCAAAAACATTGCCACTTCCTACCCCAATTTACTTGGTCAGTATCTGGCAGATCAGGAAGTTCGGGCCAATATTCACGAAATTAGCGGGTCGGTTGAGATTGCTCCAAGCATCGGACTGGCCGAAGCCGTTTGCGATATTGTCAGCTCAGGAAGCACGCTTTTGAGCAATGGCTTAAAGGAAGTAGAAACAATTTTCCGCTCCGAAGCCATCCTGATTGCCCGCCCCGACCTGGCAGCCGACAAGCAGGCATTAGTTGATAAACTGCTGTTCAGAATTAAATCGGTACAGGCTGCCAAGAACAACAAGTACATTGTTCTGAATGCACCCAACCATGCCCTCGATCAAATTACGGCCCTCCTGCCCGGTATGAAAAGCCCGACCGTAACACCATTGGCTACCGAAGGCTGGAGTTCCGTTCATTCGGTATTAAACGAAAATGAATTCTGGGAAAACATTGAAGCCATTCGGGCCGCTGGAGCTGAAGGTATTCTGGTTATTCCGATTGAGAAAATGATTTATTAG
- a CDS encoding DEAD/DEAH box helicase, whose translation MNYLKATPIQEMAIPKILAGRDLIASAQTGTGKTAAYLIPLLDRISHADHDHTSTLILVPTRELAKQIDEQVEGFGYFVQANSIAIYGGGKGDDWDKQRKALETGADIIIATPGRLIAHMQLGYVKFDKIDYLVLDEADKMLDMGFSDDILNIVAKLPTKRQTLLFSATMPNKIREFSKQILVDPEEIRLAVSKPAAGIDQQFYMAYDSQKLPLLVHLIKNSQKPVQSMVLFTSRKSEVNSIVRSLSKLGYEARGISSDLDQDDREVVLRDFKNKAFPILVATDVLSRGIDIDNLTHVVNYDIPRDAEDYVHRIGRTARAATTGTAITFISDQDQSRIVKIERLIEREIEKQSITDELGMGKSPVFDPRRYSGRSHGGRGDKPRGEERSKDGSAGRNKKRKKVHSVLQQPVAELTADAITQTADESAEQADVRKKRRQRNRKRRVRPEGDLVAAVPNAEVAEPQGSLPMPATADGQDETKPKRRKKRRRSPAAEKPEGQSVVPATVEE comes from the coding sequence ATGAACTACTTAAAGGCTACTCCCATACAGGAGATGGCCATCCCGAAAATCCTTGCTGGGCGCGACCTTATTGCCAGCGCTCAGACCGGCACCGGCAAAACTGCCGCCTACCTGATTCCACTTCTCGATCGAATTTCACACGCCGATCACGACCATACCAGCACGCTTATTCTTGTTCCTACGCGGGAACTGGCCAAGCAAATTGATGAGCAGGTCGAAGGATTTGGCTACTTTGTGCAGGCTAATAGCATTGCTATTTACGGCGGAGGTAAGGGCGATGACTGGGACAAACAGCGAAAAGCCCTTGAAACAGGTGCTGATATTATTATTGCGACTCCTGGGCGACTCATTGCCCACATGCAGCTTGGGTATGTTAAGTTCGATAAGATCGACTACCTGGTGCTCGATGAAGCCGATAAAATGCTCGATATGGGCTTTTCGGACGACATTCTGAATATAGTGGCCAAACTACCAACGAAGCGCCAAACACTGCTCTTCTCGGCTACGATGCCTAATAAAATCCGTGAGTTCTCGAAGCAGATTCTGGTTGATCCTGAAGAAATCCGATTGGCAGTTTCCAAACCGGCAGCCGGTATCGATCAGCAGTTTTATATGGCCTACGATAGTCAGAAACTTCCCTTACTCGTACACTTGATTAAAAACAGCCAGAAACCGGTGCAAAGCATGGTGTTGTTTACGTCGCGTAAGTCGGAGGTCAACAGCATTGTTCGGTCATTGAGTAAGCTGGGCTACGAAGCGCGTGGTATCAGCTCCGATCTCGATCAGGATGATCGTGAGGTGGTGTTACGGGACTTTAAAAACAAAGCCTTCCCGATTCTGGTAGCAACCGACGTCTTGTCGCGGGGAATCGATATCGACAACCTGACGCATGTCGTGAACTACGACATTCCCCGCGATGCCGAAGATTATGTACACCGAATTGGCCGGACCGCGCGGGCTGCCACAACGGGCACCGCTATAACCTTTATTAGTGATCAGGATCAGAGCCGGATTGTGAAGATCGAGCGACTCATAGAGCGTGAAATTGAAAAACAATCCATTACCGACGAGCTGGGTATGGGTAAATCGCCCGTGTTTGATCCCCGGCGCTATAGTGGCCGATCTCACGGTGGTCGTGGAGACAAACCGCGCGGTGAAGAACGATCGAAAGATGGTAGTGCAGGCCGGAATAAGAAACGGAAGAAAGTGCACAGTGTTCTGCAGCAGCCCGTTGCTGAACTTACGGCAGATGCGATAACGCAAACGGCAGACGAATCGGCAGAACAGGCGGACGTACGTAAAAAACGCCGACAACGGAACAGGAAACGTCGGGTTCGGCCAGAAGGTGATCTTGTTGCTGCGGTGCCGAACGCTGAGGTTGCCGAACCGCAGGGGAGTCTGCCAATGCCCGCAACTGCTGACGGGCAGGACGAAACCAAACCTAAACGTCGGAAAAAACGTCGGCGGAGTCCGGCTGCTGAAAAGCCTGAGGGACAATCCGTTGTGCCAGCAACAGTAGAAGAATAA
- a CDS encoding peptide deformylase translates to MKHLSDLLLLGDPRLYETCEPVLESELPLVAGWVADLHNVMEEIRAKYKFGRGIAAPQLGIMKRLIYLNVDRPQVIINPELKSVSDDTDQLWDDCMSFPNLLVRVRRHRTLTLSYRDEHWQPHEWDVTDWGLSELIQHEYDHLNGVLCTMRAIDAQSFRWRPTPDPKA, encoded by the coding sequence ATGAAACACCTGTCCGATCTATTGCTTTTAGGCGATCCTCGTTTATACGAAACCTGCGAACCGGTGCTGGAGTCGGAGCTACCTCTGGTTGCTGGCTGGGTTGCCGATCTGCACAACGTGATGGAAGAGATCCGGGCAAAATATAAGTTCGGGCGGGGGATTGCTGCGCCCCAGTTGGGCATTATGAAACGGCTGATCTACCTGAATGTCGACCGTCCGCAAGTTATTATCAATCCTGAATTGAAAAGCGTCAGCGACGATACCGACCAACTCTGGGACGACTGTATGAGTTTTCCAAACCTGCTGGTACGTGTACGAAGACATCGAACGCTGACGTTGTCGTATCGGGACGAACATTGGCAACCGCATGAGTGGGACGTAACCGACTGGGGCCTTTCGGAGCTGATTCAGCACGAATATGATCACCTGAACGGCGTTCTTTGCACGATGCGTGCCATCGATGCGCAATCGTTTCGCTGGCGTCCAACGCCCGATCCGAAGGCGTAA
- the hisD gene encoding histidinol dehydrogenase, whose amino-acid sequence MNIIPFPNRADWPALLARPVQSTQQIEAAVAPILAQVRNGGDSALLELAQKFDKVDLSAMGLEVPLTELDTAELALSDELKAAIRQAYQNIRTFHEQQKQPIEKIETMPGVVCWRKSVGIEKVGLYIPGGTAPLFSTVLMLGVPAQLAGCREVVLCTPSNHPAIYFAAKLVGITKVFRIGGAQAIAAMAYGTESVPQVYKIFGPGNQYVTAAKMLVAKEGMAIDMPAGPSEVAIYADDSAIPAFVAADLLSQAEHGADSQVLLVSTSKRLIELVNLVLPTQLNKLPRRDLAEKALGNSKAILVDSQADAIDLLNAYAAEHLILSIEHAEVVADKIINAGSIFLGNYTPESAGDYASGTNHTLPTNGFARAYSGVSLDSFVKKITVQHITPSGLQHVGPVVEAMAEAESLDAHKRAVSLRLASLNEAKPA is encoded by the coding sequence ATGAATATCATTCCTTTTCCTAACCGAGCCGATTGGCCTGCGTTGCTGGCTCGGCCGGTGCAATCTACGCAACAGATCGAAGCGGCCGTTGCCCCTATTCTGGCTCAGGTCAGAAACGGGGGCGATTCGGCTCTGCTCGAACTGGCGCAAAAATTCGATAAGGTCGATTTGTCGGCCATGGGTCTGGAAGTACCTCTAACCGAACTCGATACTGCCGAGTTAGCACTTAGCGATGAATTAAAAGCCGCCATTCGTCAGGCTTATCAAAATATCCGCACCTTTCACGAACAGCAGAAACAACCCATCGAAAAAATTGAGACCATGCCTGGTGTTGTGTGCTGGCGCAAAAGCGTGGGCATCGAAAAGGTGGGACTTTATATTCCGGGCGGTACGGCTCCGCTGTTCAGTACGGTGCTGATGCTGGGCGTTCCGGCCCAACTGGCAGGCTGTCGTGAAGTTGTTCTCTGTACGCCAAGCAATCACCCGGCAATTTACTTTGCCGCTAAACTCGTTGGCATTACCAAAGTTTTTCGGATTGGTGGCGCACAGGCTATTGCTGCTATGGCATACGGCACAGAATCGGTCCCGCAGGTTTATAAGATTTTCGGCCCCGGCAACCAATACGTTACGGCAGCCAAAATGTTGGTTGCCAAAGAAGGGATGGCAATCGATATGCCCGCCGGACCGAGCGAAGTGGCAATTTATGCCGACGATTCGGCTATACCGGCGTTTGTTGCGGCTGATTTGCTCTCACAGGCCGAACATGGCGCAGATAGTCAGGTGTTGCTCGTCTCGACCAGCAAACGACTTATTGAACTGGTCAATCTCGTTTTGCCAACTCAGCTCAATAAATTGCCCCGTCGCGACTTGGCCGAAAAGGCCCTGGGTAATAGCAAAGCGATTCTGGTTGATTCACAGGCCGACGCCATTGATCTGTTAAATGCCTACGCAGCCGAGCATCTGATTCTGAGCATTGAGCATGCTGAGGTAGTAGCCGATAAGATCATTAATGCCGGGTCAATTTTTCTGGGCAATTACACGCCCGAATCGGCAGGCGATTATGCTTCGGGAACCAACCATACCCTGCCAACAAATGGATTTGCGCGCGCCTACAGTGGGGTTTCGCTCGATAGCTTCGTCAAGAAAATTACGGTGCAACATATCACGCCCAGCGGTTTGCAGCATGTTGGGCCTGTTGTTGAAGCAATGGCCGAAGCCGAATCGCTCGATGCGCATAAACGGGCCGTTAGCCTCCGGCTGGCTAGTCTGAACGAAGCAAAACCAGCCTGA
- a CDS encoding Gfo/Idh/MocA family oxidoreductase, with protein sequence MMATRISRRTTLQTLTLAVGGMFAKPSGLLAEQPAPKKLGVALVGLGNYATNQLAPALLETQNCYLAGIVTGTPEKAKSWMEKYTIPAKNSYSYQTFDQIRNNPDIDIIYVVLPNFLHAEYTIRAAQAGKHVICEKPMAMNAEEARQMITACNKAGVQLSVGYRLYFEPHHLEMRRLATENAFGHVKVIESALGFTVPGPNSWRLDKKIGGGGAIMDLGVYAIQGARRTLNLDPVSVTAQAFTFDKVHFKDVHEMVFWQFEFPGGTIADCRTTYSSYIDRLYATGERGWFKLEPAYNATGAQGITSKGAMDVASPRFQQIAQMDAFVESIRDNTKPLASGEEGWKDMKLIGAILQAVDTGRKVTIDWN encoded by the coding sequence ATGATGGCTACCCGGATCTCACGTCGAACCACATTGCAGACCCTTACACTGGCAGTGGGGGGGATGTTCGCTAAGCCATCAGGATTGCTGGCTGAACAACCGGCTCCCAAAAAGCTAGGTGTTGCTCTGGTGGGATTAGGTAACTATGCCACCAACCAGCTAGCACCTGCATTGCTCGAAACACAAAACTGCTACCTGGCCGGTATCGTAACCGGAACGCCTGAGAAAGCTAAATCCTGGATGGAGAAATACACTATTCCAGCCAAAAATAGCTACAGTTACCAGACATTCGACCAGATTCGGAACAACCCCGATATCGACATTATCTATGTTGTGCTGCCCAATTTCCTACACGCCGAATACACCATTCGGGCGGCTCAGGCGGGTAAGCATGTTATCTGCGAAAAGCCGATGGCGATGAATGCCGAAGAAGCCCGGCAGATGATTACGGCCTGCAACAAAGCCGGAGTGCAACTATCGGTTGGCTACCGGCTCTATTTTGAACCGCATCATCTGGAAATGCGTCGGTTGGCTACCGAAAATGCTTTTGGCCATGTGAAAGTGATTGAGTCGGCGCTGGGCTTTACGGTGCCGGGCCCAAACTCGTGGCGACTCGACAAGAAGATAGGCGGAGGTGGAGCCATTATGGATTTAGGCGTATATGCTATTCAGGGGGCTCGCCGAACGCTTAATCTCGATCCGGTTAGCGTGACTGCCCAGGCCTTTACCTTCGATAAAGTACATTTTAAAGACGTTCATGAAATGGTGTTCTGGCAGTTTGAGTTTCCCGGTGGAACCATTGCCGATTGCCGGACAACTTATTCATCTTACATCGACCGGCTCTATGCAACGGGCGAACGGGGCTGGTTCAAACTGGAACCTGCCTATAACGCAACCGGTGCGCAGGGCATTACAAGCAAAGGGGCAATGGATGTTGCATCACCCCGTTTTCAGCAGATTGCCCAGATGGATGCCTTTGTTGAGTCGATTCGGGATAATACGAAACCGCTGGCCTCTGGCGAAGAAGGCTGGAAAGACATGAAACTGATTGGAGCCATTTTGCAGGCAGTCGACACGGGCCGAAAAGTAACGATTGACTGGAATTAA
- a CDS encoding RES family NAD+ phosphorylase, translating to MEVYRVTRQQYATDLSGNGAALYGGRWNEPGQPALYTASSRLLTLLETLVHMRQRQLPTDYRIMVLYIPDDLPVTMLTTHQLPENWQTNEAHSQQTGSQPILCLLMCNYWRLNLLNLIPAFFRN from the coding sequence ATGGAGGTATATCGGGTAACTCGTCAGCAATATGCTACTGACTTATCAGGTAATGGGGCTGCTCTTTATGGAGGCAGATGGAACGAACCAGGCCAACCGGCGCTTTATACAGCCAGCAGCCGGTTACTGACCCTTCTGGAAACATTGGTTCATATGCGTCAACGGCAACTTCCAACTGACTATCGGATTATGGTCTTGTATATCCCGGACGATTTGCCTGTAACCATGCTGACAACGCATCAATTACCCGAAAACTGGCAAACGAATGAAGCCCATAGCCAACAAACGGGAAGCCAGCCTATTCTCTGTTTACTAATGTGCAATTACTGGCGGTTGAACCTTTTGAATTTGATCCCCGCTTTTTTCAGAAATTAA